A stretch of Microbacterium caowuchunii DNA encodes these proteins:
- a CDS encoding tryptophan synthase subunit alpha: protein MTSEQIRRRASLELLRAEAADEISVLVDERLRSGEDPWDFMEDLPTVDELVVFMLRAENIAEAGNGRPSAARHYRVLRQIALDYPPLTTAVWRLLGQTNTSRRWDAMVRPEAG from the coding sequence GTGACTTCCGAGCAGATCCGACGCCGCGCCAGCCTCGAGCTGTTGCGCGCCGAGGCCGCGGATGAGATATCCGTCCTCGTCGATGAGCGGTTGCGGTCGGGCGAGGACCCGTGGGATTTCATGGAGGACCTGCCGACCGTCGACGAGCTGGTCGTCTTCATGCTGCGGGCGGAGAACATCGCGGAGGCCGGCAACGGGCGCCCGAGCGCGGCGCGGCACTACCGTGTGCTCCGTCAGATCGCACTGGACTACCCGCCGCTGACGACCGCTGTGTGGCGGCTCCTGGGCCAGACCAACACGTCCCGGCGCTGGGACGCCATGGTGCGCCCAGAAGCCGGCTGA
- the trxA gene encoding thioredoxin encodes MTAKATSSSTWDQDVLNAEGPVLVDFWAAWCGPCRMVAPVLDEIQAENPDKITILKLNVDENPDLAMKYQITSIPAMKVFQGGEVKTTIIGAKPKFALEQDLAPFIG; translated from the coding sequence ATGACTGCGAAGGCGACGAGCTCGAGCACGTGGGACCAGGACGTCCTGAACGCCGAAGGACCGGTCCTGGTCGACTTCTGGGCTGCCTGGTGCGGCCCCTGCCGCATGGTCGCTCCCGTCCTGGACGAGATCCAGGCGGAGAACCCGGACAAGATCACCATCCTCAAGCTGAACGTGGATGAGAACCCCGACCTGGCCATGAAGTACCAGATCACCTCCATCCCCGCGATGAAGGTGTTCCAGGGCGGAGAGGTCAAGACCACCATCATCGGCGCTAAGCCGAAGTTCGCCCTCGAACAGGACCTCGCTCCGTTCATCGGCTGA
- a CDS encoding CCA tRNA nucleotidyltransferase, whose protein sequence is MLNMAEGMARLGALAESRVVATLGRAFADAGFELAIVGGPVRDALLGRPTHDLDFTTDARPDDILRIVTPISTAQWDIGRAFGTIGARIAGEQVEITTYRADSYDGVTRKPTVAFGDTLEDDLVRRDFTVNAMALRVPGPALVDPNGGVEDLLAGILRTPTDPQVSFGDDPLRMLRAARFSSQLEFEVDQGTVSAIEELRETIRIVSPERIQGELVRLLQTPDPVRGIRLLVETGLMQQFLPEVPALRLEVDEHHHHKDVYEHSLTVLRQTIELEALRFPDQAPDVPLRLAALLHDIGKPSTRKLEAGGGVTFHHHDVKGARMARKRLRELRFDAATIDSVTHLIELHLRFFGYAEGAWTDAAVRRYVRDAGAELDRLHILTRADVTTRNKRKAARLAHAYDDIENRIVTLREQEEIDSIRPDLDGNEIQRILGIPPGREVGEAYRFLLDLRLDEGPLGPEEAEARLRTWWSARG, encoded by the coding sequence ATGCTGAACATGGCCGAAGGCATGGCGCGCCTGGGCGCGCTCGCCGAATCCCGCGTCGTTGCGACGCTCGGCCGCGCGTTCGCGGACGCCGGATTCGAGTTGGCGATCGTGGGGGGCCCGGTCCGTGACGCGCTGCTGGGCCGACCCACCCACGACCTGGATTTCACGACCGACGCGCGTCCCGACGACATCCTGCGGATCGTGACCCCGATCTCGACCGCGCAGTGGGACATCGGGCGCGCCTTCGGCACGATCGGCGCGCGCATCGCCGGTGAGCAGGTCGAGATCACGACCTACCGCGCGGACAGCTACGACGGCGTCACGCGCAAACCCACGGTCGCCTTCGGCGACACGCTCGAGGACGACCTCGTGCGCCGCGACTTCACGGTCAACGCGATGGCGTTGCGCGTTCCCGGTCCCGCGCTCGTCGACCCGAACGGCGGCGTCGAGGACCTGCTGGCGGGGATCCTCCGCACGCCCACCGACCCGCAGGTGAGCTTCGGCGACGACCCGCTCCGGATGCTGCGCGCCGCTCGGTTCAGCTCCCAGCTCGAGTTCGAGGTCGACCAGGGCACGGTGTCGGCGATCGAGGAGCTGCGCGAGACGATCCGGATCGTCAGCCCGGAGCGCATCCAGGGCGAGCTCGTACGGCTGCTGCAGACACCGGACCCGGTCCGCGGCATCCGGTTGCTGGTGGAGACCGGCCTGATGCAGCAGTTCCTCCCCGAAGTCCCGGCGCTGCGCCTGGAGGTGGACGAGCACCACCACCACAAGGACGTGTACGAGCACTCGCTGACGGTGCTGCGGCAGACGATCGAACTGGAGGCGCTCCGGTTCCCGGATCAGGCTCCGGACGTGCCGCTGCGGCTGGCGGCGTTGCTGCACGACATCGGCAAACCCTCGACGCGCAAGCTGGAGGCGGGCGGCGGCGTCACCTTCCATCACCACGATGTCAAGGGGGCACGCATGGCGCGCAAGCGCCTGCGCGAGCTGCGCTTCGACGCGGCGACGATCGACAGCGTCACCCACCTGATCGAGTTGCACCTGCGGTTCTTCGGCTACGCCGAGGGGGCGTGGACGGATGCGGCGGTGCGCCGTTACGTCCGCGACGCCGGCGCGGAGCTCGACCGGCTGCACATCCTCACCCGCGCGGACGTGACCACGCGCAACAAGCGCAAGGCCGCCCGTCTCGCGCACGCGTACGACGACATCGAGAACCGCATCGTGACCCTGCGCGAGCAGGAGGAGATCGACTCCATCCGCCCGGACCTCGACGGGAACGAGATCCAGCGGATCCTCGGCATCCCGCCCGGCCGGGAGGTCGGCGAGGCCTACCGTTTCCTGCTGGACCTGAGGCTCGACGAGGGCCCGCTCGGCCCGGAGGAGGCCGAGGCGCGACTGCGCACCTGGTGGTCTGCCCGGGGATGA
- a CDS encoding ParB/RepB/Spo0J family partition protein: MAKRTGLGRGIGALIPTTSEARPVDVFFPGAPTAAAAADPVVESPGEAPADSAAAEAASDGLVAVPGARLIQVDPHAIVPNPRQPRTHFDADDLAELVHSVREFGVLQPVVVRDTGEGTYELIMGERRTRAAREAGLETIPAILRETADEDLLRDALLENLHRSQLNPLEEASAYQQLLEDFGITQEELAGRIGRSRPQISNTIRLLRLPMPVQQRVAAGVLSAGHARAILALDDNDAMQRLSDKIVNEDLSVRAAEAIAKGSAAPARLAPKAGARRGHLDEVADRLGDRLNTRVKISLTARKGQVIIDFATIQDLNRILAEIGEEGLGGN, from the coding sequence ATGGCGAAGCGAACCGGTCTCGGCCGAGGAATCGGTGCACTCATCCCGACGACGTCGGAGGCGCGACCCGTCGACGTGTTCTTCCCCGGTGCGCCGACCGCGGCTGCGGCGGCGGATCCGGTTGTCGAATCGCCCGGTGAGGCGCCCGCTGATTCGGCGGCGGCGGAGGCCGCTTCCGATGGACTGGTAGCCGTCCCCGGTGCGCGCCTGATCCAGGTCGACCCGCACGCCATCGTCCCGAATCCTCGTCAGCCGCGTACGCACTTCGACGCCGACGACCTCGCCGAACTCGTACACAGTGTGCGGGAGTTCGGCGTCCTGCAGCCGGTGGTCGTCCGCGACACCGGCGAGGGCACGTACGAGCTCATCATGGGGGAGCGCCGTACCCGCGCCGCCCGTGAGGCGGGACTCGAGACGATCCCGGCGATCCTCCGGGAGACCGCTGACGAGGATCTCCTGCGGGATGCTCTCCTCGAAAACCTCCATCGTTCGCAACTGAACCCGCTCGAAGAAGCCTCTGCATACCAGCAGCTGCTCGAGGACTTCGGGATCACCCAGGAGGAACTCGCGGGTCGGATCGGTCGGTCCCGTCCGCAGATCTCCAACACGATCCGTCTCCTCCGGCTGCCGATGCCCGTGCAGCAGCGGGTCGCTGCCGGCGTGCTGAGCGCCGGCCACGCGCGCGCCATCCTGGCTCTGGACGACAACGACGCGATGCAACGCCTGTCGGACAAGATCGTCAACGAGGATCTCTCGGTACGTGCGGCGGAGGCGATCGCGAAGGGATCCGCCGCTCCCGCACGGCTGGCGCCCAAGGCCGGGGCCCGCCGGGGCCACCTCGATGAGGTGGCGGACCGGCTGGGTGACCGGCTGAACACGCGCGTGAAGATCTCGCTCACGGCCAGAAAAGGCCAGGTCATCATTGATTTCGCGACGATCCAGGACCTGAACCGCATCCTCGCCGAAATCGGTGAAGAGGGTCTCGGGGGGAACTGA
- the trxB gene encoding thioredoxin-disulfide reductase produces the protein MRQLIIIGSGPAGFTAAIYAARANLSPLVIASSVEVGGELMNTTEVENFPGFPEGIQGPELMQKMQEQAEKFGAEIVYDDVTALDLTGPVKRVSLGSGRSEEADAVIFATGSAYRKIGIEGEERLSGRGVSWCATCDGFFFRDRTIAVVGGGDSAMEEATFLTRFASKVYVIHRREELRASKIMQERAFANEKIEFIWNSSVTDILGDDAVTGVQLTSTVDGSTRELPLEGLFVAIGNDPRTHLVHDQLDLTPEGTIWVDGRSSRTSVPGVFAAGDVIDPTYRQAVTAAASGTVAALDAEHFLAALDEAGAPASGADQIEGLPVV, from the coding sequence GTGCGTCAGCTCATCATCATCGGCTCGGGCCCGGCAGGCTTCACTGCCGCCATCTACGCCGCCCGTGCCAACCTCTCACCGCTCGTCATCGCGAGCTCCGTCGAGGTCGGCGGTGAACTGATGAACACCACCGAGGTGGAGAACTTCCCCGGGTTCCCCGAAGGCATCCAGGGCCCCGAGCTCATGCAGAAGATGCAGGAGCAGGCCGAGAAGTTCGGTGCCGAGATCGTCTACGACGACGTCACCGCGCTCGATCTCACCGGCCCGGTGAAGCGCGTCTCGCTCGGCAGCGGACGCAGCGAAGAAGCGGATGCCGTCATCTTCGCCACCGGTTCCGCGTACCGCAAGATCGGCATCGAGGGCGAAGAACGCCTGTCCGGCCGCGGCGTGTCCTGGTGCGCGACCTGTGACGGCTTCTTCTTCCGGGACCGCACCATCGCCGTCGTCGGCGGAGGCGACTCCGCGATGGAGGAGGCCACCTTCCTCACCCGCTTCGCGTCCAAGGTGTACGTCATCCACCGCCGCGAGGAACTGCGCGCGTCGAAGATCATGCAGGAGCGCGCGTTCGCGAACGAGAAGATCGAGTTCATCTGGAACAGCTCCGTCACCGACATCCTGGGCGATGACGCGGTGACCGGCGTGCAGCTGACCTCCACCGTCGATGGTTCCACCCGCGAACTGCCGCTGGAGGGACTGTTCGTGGCGATCGGGAACGATCCCCGCACGCACCTGGTGCACGACCAGCTCGACCTGACGCCGGAAGGAACCATCTGGGTGGACGGGCGCTCGTCGCGGACCTCCGTGCCCGGTGTCTTCGCCGCCGGTGACGTGATCGACCCCACCTACCGGCAGGCCGTCACGGCCGCCGCGAGCGGAACGGTCGCGGCCCTCGACGCCGAGCACTTCCTGGCCGCGCTGGATGAGGCAGGCGCCCCCGCCTCCGGCGCCGACCAGATCGAAGGCCTCCCCGTCGTCTGA
- a CDS encoding DUF6049 family protein: protein MIPTSAHAGITATRPRHRLLAALLALLVILGMAIPTASPARAETTPTPSPTLSGETLLSVAVLGNGLLTPGETLTAFLSLQNGTGSRFPGGEATLYLGDAPLADRDGLSSWLDGSRADPAGQPVGTAVVEAAASGETTGGGVQVPPTDPALQDRAPGVYPLWLTIGELTARTVVTVTGSVSGSVGVVVPVTAGPLVRGLLTREQIETLTAEDGALTAVLDAVEGTPAILAVDPAVPAAIRVLGTSAPAQALEWLSRLMALPNSRFALQFGDADVATQIDAGLPEPLQPTSLLAYVDQDALSSPATPTATPSPSVTAPADPEEGVPVVPDLTALLDIGAPDAPVVYWPAGGVAGPQVVSTLAGTAEGALTLLSTTTLTEDAGPVAARGTAGDGGVLLSDAAVSASLYAASLDTDTAERAADLAAVSAGLTLAAGATGGAPLLVTVEREAQRTRQGLRAAITAATTVPGISAVGLDALVAAPAAEVEVAETATDPARTEVVPVLGSEADSIARFATILDDPALLTGPQRAGILQVLGAAWLDPDADWPDAVARHRAATENTLSSVGILPSSALNLLTAGTNLRFWIHNELPYPVNVVFYAVPDDLRLDIERETVVTAAAASSNTPVEVPVRARLGNGEVQIDLSLRSPTLEPIGTDQTVDVNVRADWEGIGLIAMVVLVAGFLIIGVIRTIRRRRRRATAAEESHE from the coding sequence ATGATCCCGACCTCGGCCCACGCGGGCATCACCGCGACGCGACCACGCCACCGCCTTCTCGCGGCGCTCCTCGCCCTCCTGGTCATCCTCGGGATGGCGATCCCCACCGCATCCCCGGCACGGGCGGAGACCACGCCCACGCCGTCGCCGACCCTGTCCGGCGAGACCCTCCTCAGCGTCGCCGTGCTCGGCAACGGCTTGCTCACCCCCGGGGAGACGCTCACCGCCTTCCTCTCGCTCCAGAACGGCACGGGGTCCCGCTTCCCGGGCGGAGAGGCGACGCTGTACCTGGGTGACGCTCCCCTCGCCGATCGGGACGGGCTCTCCTCCTGGCTGGACGGATCACGCGCAGACCCGGCCGGACAGCCGGTCGGCACGGCGGTCGTGGAAGCCGCCGCATCCGGGGAGACCACGGGTGGCGGGGTGCAGGTGCCGCCGACCGACCCGGCGCTGCAGGACCGCGCCCCGGGCGTGTACCCGCTCTGGCTGACGATCGGGGAACTCACCGCCCGCACCGTCGTGACCGTGACCGGCTCCGTGTCCGGCTCGGTGGGGGTCGTCGTGCCGGTGACGGCCGGGCCCCTGGTGCGGGGCCTCCTGACCCGCGAGCAGATCGAGACCCTCACGGCCGAGGATGGCGCCCTCACCGCGGTCCTGGATGCGGTGGAGGGCACGCCGGCGATCCTCGCGGTCGACCCCGCGGTCCCCGCCGCCATCCGGGTCCTCGGCACGTCCGCACCCGCGCAGGCCCTGGAGTGGCTGAGCCGGCTGATGGCGCTGCCGAACTCCCGGTTCGCGCTGCAGTTCGGCGACGCGGACGTCGCCACGCAGATCGACGCCGGGCTGCCGGAACCCCTGCAGCCGACCTCCCTGCTCGCCTACGTCGACCAGGACGCCCTCTCCTCCCCGGCGACACCGACGGCCACCCCCTCCCCCAGCGTGACCGCACCGGCCGATCCGGAGGAGGGCGTTCCTGTCGTGCCCGACCTCACCGCCCTGCTGGACATCGGCGCCCCGGACGCGCCCGTCGTCTACTGGCCCGCCGGTGGCGTCGCAGGCCCTCAGGTCGTGTCGACGCTGGCCGGGACGGCCGAGGGCGCTCTGACCCTGCTGAGCACGACGACCCTGACCGAGGACGCGGGTCCCGTCGCCGCGCGGGGGACGGCCGGCGACGGCGGCGTGCTGCTCAGCGACGCCGCCGTGTCCGCGTCCCTGTACGCGGCCTCCCTCGACACGGACACGGCCGAGCGCGCCGCCGACCTGGCCGCCGTCTCCGCCGGCCTCACCCTCGCGGCCGGCGCGACCGGAGGCGCACCGCTGCTCGTGACGGTCGAACGCGAGGCCCAGCGCACGCGGCAGGGCCTGCGCGCGGCGATCACGGCGGCGACCACGGTGCCGGGGATCTCCGCCGTCGGCCTCGACGCGCTCGTCGCCGCACCCGCGGCCGAGGTGGAGGTGGCGGAGACGGCGACCGATCCCGCGCGCACCGAGGTCGTTCCGGTCCTCGGCTCCGAGGCCGACAGCATCGCCCGCTTCGCGACCATCCTCGACGACCCGGCGCTGCTGACCGGACCGCAGCGCGCCGGCATCCTGCAGGTGCTGGGCGCGGCATGGCTGGACCCGGATGCGGACTGGCCCGATGCCGTCGCCCGGCACCGCGCGGCGACCGAGAACACCCTGTCGTCGGTGGGCATCCTGCCCTCCAGCGCGCTGAACCTCCTGACCGCGGGCACCAACCTGCGCTTCTGGATCCACAACGAACTGCCGTACCCGGTCAACGTCGTGTTCTACGCGGTCCCGGACGACCTGCGCCTCGACATCGAACGGGAGACCGTGGTGACCGCCGCGGCCGCGTCCTCGAACACCCCCGTCGAGGTCCCCGTACGCGCCCGGCTGGGCAACGGGGAGGTGCAGATCGATCTGAGCCTGCGCAGCCCGACCCTGGAGCCGATCGGCACGGATCAGACGGTGGACGTCAACGTCCGCGCGGACTGGGAGGGCATCGGTCTCATCGCGATGGTGGTGCTCGTCGCCGGGTTCCTCATCATCGGCGTGATCCGCACGATCCGGCGACGTCGCCGCAGGGCGACCGCCGCAGAGGAGAGCCACGAATGA
- a CDS encoding N5-glutamine methyltransferase family protein: MDSAHARLLAEDLAEGGPSDARLRIRVGVPALEALQRGDAAPARRALRGSTDDPTATLARLFVLGDAMPAASVADALPRLGLTGAEQMGVLSRRDGLVVPLVAIRPHQFDEQPGWIASDLDELAGVFPLRADHVLGVGGAGRTLAAMLPPSGSGRALDLGCGCGVIALHLRRRGYDVVATDISERALWFTRLNAELNGLGGIDTRLGSLFEPVAGERFDLIASNPPFVITPRTDGVPQYEYRDAGATGDALMAQVVGQVAAHLAPGGSARLLGNWEDAPGVPGLERVRGWTAGLGAWVVEREHLDPVRYAELWVRDGGTRPGTAEHQALMDAWLDDFSARKVDGIGMGWVVLADIPGLARFERVPQHVDTAHLGSHIAEVLTTAERLARLDDAGIAASVLQVAGDVTEARHHLPGAEAPSVLELRQGGGLARTEDVDPALAGLVGACDGDLPVGVLIDAIAELLEADAEALRQDLLPRVRELLLTGMLRFL; this comes from the coding sequence ATGGATTCCGCCCACGCCCGACTGCTCGCCGAGGACCTCGCCGAGGGCGGCCCGAGCGATGCGCGGCTGCGGATCCGGGTCGGTGTCCCCGCCCTGGAGGCGCTGCAGCGCGGCGACGCGGCGCCGGCGCGACGGGCGCTGCGGGGGAGCACGGACGACCCGACGGCGACGCTCGCGCGCCTGTTCGTCCTGGGTGATGCGATGCCCGCGGCATCCGTCGCCGACGCACTTCCGCGGCTGGGCCTGACCGGCGCCGAGCAGATGGGGGTGCTCAGCCGTCGCGACGGGCTGGTCGTGCCGCTCGTCGCGATCCGGCCGCATCAGTTCGACGAGCAACCGGGCTGGATCGCGAGCGATCTGGACGAGCTCGCCGGGGTGTTCCCGCTGCGCGCCGATCATGTGCTCGGCGTCGGGGGCGCCGGCCGTACGCTGGCCGCCATGCTGCCGCCGTCCGGTTCCGGGCGGGCGCTCGACCTCGGCTGCGGCTGCGGGGTGATCGCCCTCCACCTGCGTCGCCGCGGCTATGACGTGGTGGCGACCGACATCTCGGAGCGTGCGCTGTGGTTCACCCGCCTGAACGCGGAGCTGAACGGCCTCGGCGGCATCGACACGCGCCTGGGCAGCCTGTTCGAGCCGGTGGCCGGTGAGCGGTTCGACCTGATCGCCTCGAATCCGCCCTTCGTGATCACCCCGCGCACGGATGGCGTGCCGCAGTACGAGTACCGGGACGCCGGGGCGACCGGGGACGCGCTGATGGCGCAGGTGGTCGGCCAGGTCGCCGCACACCTGGCTCCCGGCGGTTCGGCGCGGCTGCTGGGCAACTGGGAGGACGCCCCGGGGGTGCCCGGCCTGGAGCGCGTCCGCGGGTGGACCGCGGGTCTCGGGGCATGGGTCGTGGAACGCGAGCATCTGGACCCGGTGCGCTACGCCGAGCTGTGGGTGCGCGACGGAGGCACCCGCCCGGGCACGGCGGAGCATCAGGCGCTCATGGACGCCTGGCTGGACGACTTCTCCGCCCGGAAGGTGGACGGGATCGGGATGGGGTGGGTCGTGCTGGCCGATATCCCCGGTCTCGCCCGGTTCGAACGGGTGCCGCAGCACGTGGACACGGCGCACCTCGGCTCGCACATCGCGGAGGTGTTGACGACCGCCGAGCGACTGGCCCGACTGGACGACGCCGGGATCGCGGCATCCGTCCTGCAGGTCGCCGGCGATGTGACCGAGGCGCGTCATCATCTTCCCGGCGCCGAGGCGCCCAGCGTGCTGGAGCTGCGTCAGGGCGGCGGTCTGGCGCGCACGGAGGACGTCGACCCGGCGCTCGCCGGGCTCGTCGGGGCCTGCGACGGGGACCTGCCGGTCGGCGTGCTCATCGACGCGATCGCGGAGCTCCTGGAGGCGGATGCCGAGGCGTTGCGCCAGGACCTCCTGCCCCGGGTGCGCGAGCTGCTGCTGACGGGGATGCTGCGCTTCCTGTGA
- the murJ gene encoding murein biosynthesis integral membrane protein MurJ yields MSGLGRASVLLGAGTMVSRVTGLIRSVMLVAVLGSFASRAGDAFALANQLPNNVYAIISAGVLTAVIVPQIVRESARKDGGQRFISALLTAGVVVLVVVTAIVTLCAPLLISLYAPAFTPEQHALATAFAYWCLPQILFYGLYSLIGETLNARRVFGPFTWAPIVNNLVSIAGFVAIMAAFGSNLTEVAQWTPGMVAALGGTATFGIAVQALILLLFWRRTGLRLRPDFRWRGLGFRHMARLAGWTAAMVVVGQIAGLVQTQVITDASGDGASVAAMQYAWLIFMLPYSVIVLSIGTPYFTQISEHATAGRHLEVRADVTRSIRIVSLFIVIAAVAVAVAAVPASRIFVNESQDAADAAPVLIAYLVSLLPLSVLFIIQRTFYAYDDTRTPFVFTTIQGVVVVLTALIASWTLPPMWLATGVALGQSIAITIQVVVATWLLHRRLGGVGTASWMRGILRYAVAAVPAGAAGWGVYQLLGGDTGWTVSDKILGAVGTGIIGLASLIVYLAVLTAMRTPELTPALGMLRRFLPRR; encoded by the coding sequence ATGAGCGGACTCGGACGCGCGAGCGTACTGCTGGGCGCCGGGACCATGGTGTCCCGCGTCACCGGCCTCATCCGCTCGGTCATGCTCGTCGCGGTGCTGGGGTCCTTCGCGTCCCGCGCCGGCGACGCGTTCGCCCTGGCCAACCAGTTGCCCAACAACGTCTACGCGATCATCTCCGCGGGTGTCCTCACCGCCGTGATCGTTCCGCAGATCGTCCGGGAGAGCGCACGCAAGGACGGCGGACAGCGCTTCATCTCGGCCCTCCTGACCGCCGGCGTGGTCGTGCTGGTGGTCGTGACGGCGATCGTCACGCTGTGCGCGCCCCTGCTCATCTCCCTCTACGCACCGGCGTTCACCCCCGAGCAGCACGCGCTGGCCACGGCGTTCGCGTACTGGTGCCTTCCGCAGATCCTCTTCTACGGCCTGTACTCCCTCATCGGGGAGACGCTGAACGCGCGCCGGGTGTTCGGCCCGTTCACTTGGGCGCCCATCGTCAACAACCTGGTCTCGATCGCCGGCTTCGTCGCCATCATGGCCGCGTTCGGTTCCAACCTCACCGAGGTGGCGCAGTGGACACCGGGCATGGTGGCCGCGCTCGGTGGAACCGCCACCTTCGGGATCGCCGTGCAGGCGCTGATCCTGCTGCTGTTCTGGCGGCGTACCGGGCTGCGGCTGCGGCCCGACTTCCGCTGGCGGGGCCTCGGCTTCCGGCACATGGCCCGCCTGGCCGGATGGACGGCGGCGATGGTCGTGGTCGGTCAGATCGCCGGTCTCGTGCAGACGCAGGTCATCACGGATGCGTCCGGCGACGGCGCCTCGGTGGCGGCCATGCAGTATGCCTGGCTGATCTTCATGCTGCCCTACTCCGTGATCGTGCTGTCGATCGGAACGCCCTACTTCACGCAGATCAGCGAGCACGCCACTGCGGGTCGTCATCTGGAGGTGCGCGCGGACGTCACGCGCAGCATCCGCATCGTGAGCCTGTTCATCGTGATCGCGGCCGTGGCGGTCGCCGTCGCGGCGGTACCCGCCTCCCGGATCTTCGTGAACGAGTCGCAGGATGCGGCGGATGCGGCGCCGGTGCTGATCGCGTACCTCGTGAGCCTCCTCCCGCTGTCCGTGCTGTTCATCATCCAGCGCACGTTCTACGCCTACGACGACACCCGCACGCCCTTCGTGTTCACCACCATCCAGGGCGTCGTCGTGGTGCTGACCGCCCTCATCGCCTCCTGGACCCTCCCGCCGATGTGGCTCGCCACCGGCGTCGCCCTCGGGCAGTCGATCGCGATCACGATCCAGGTGGTCGTGGCGACCTGGCTGCTGCACCGCAGGCTCGGCGGTGTCGGCACCGCCTCCTGGATGCGCGGCATCCTGCGCTACGCGGTCGCGGCCGTCCCCGCCGGCGCGGCGGGATGGGGCGTCTACCAGCTGCTGGGCGGCGACACCGGCTGGACCGTCTCGGACAAGATCCTGGGTGCGGTGGGGACCGGCATCATCGGTCTCGCCAGCCTGATCGTGTACCTCGCCGTCCTCACCGCGATGCGCACGCCCGAGCTGACGCCGGCGCTGGGCATGCTGCGCCGCTTCCTGCCGCGGCGCTGA